A part of Homoserinibacter sp. YIM 151385 genomic DNA contains:
- a CDS encoding DUF3024 domain-containing protein: MALPEADLDRIQLRCRRIWPEHLWDRAKVEADVSTLHVDIVEVRPPWNGIGEDTRFPIARLRYTISTGLRSIYWRDRNLKFHEYQRRRPTKNVQALLDHIGSHDDPIFFGRPGPPSTSHQ; encoded by the coding sequence ATGGCCCTGCCGGAAGCTGACCTCGATCGCATCCAGTTGCGGTGTCGCAGGATCTGGCCGGAGCACCTCTGGGATCGGGCAAAGGTCGAGGCGGACGTGTCTACACTCCACGTCGACATCGTGGAGGTCCGCCCGCCGTGGAACGGGATCGGCGAGGACACCCGATTCCCGATCGCTCGGCTGCGCTACACCATCTCGACCGGACTGAGGTCGATCTATTGGCGGGACCGGAACCTCAAGTTCCATGAGTACCAGCGCAGACGCCCGACCAAGAACGTGCAAGCGCTGCTCGACCATATCGGCAGCCACGACGACCCGATCTTCTTCGGGCGACCAGGGCCTCCGTCAACAAGCCATCAATAA
- a CDS encoding C40 family peptidase: MTESRRRPRGTAAAIGAGALVLALTTPSAAVAVDDYPSWDDVEKARKNEADKRAQIEKIERLIRGLDREAADLGRVALERGEAYHLAQDALETATAEADEQYAAAEAAQRAAEESRQRAAGVIAQLARAGGGDITATLLTSSAEDADRLLERLGLMTRVSRASAELLRTAIFDRNAAEQLADGAAAAEDERDERARSAKALLREAEAAAKDASGRAAERRKAEATLIAQLARLKGTTADTERGYREGLAWEREQEEQKEPPADPGDGDSGTPGAPPVDPTPPAPPVTGKVDGAIAFAKAQIGEPYRLGGAGPNVWDCSGLTKTAYANVGVYIGTHSATNQYSTMAAQGRLVKISQIKAGDLLFYSSGGSASGSKYHVTLYIGGGQMIEAPYPGETVRIRAVRYGDLVPYAGRPTG; this comes from the coding sequence ATGACCGAATCACGCAGACGTCCTCGGGGGACGGCGGCTGCGATCGGCGCCGGCGCCCTCGTGCTCGCGCTGACCACGCCGTCCGCGGCGGTCGCCGTCGACGACTACCCGAGCTGGGATGACGTCGAGAAGGCTCGCAAGAACGAGGCCGACAAGCGCGCGCAGATCGAGAAGATCGAGCGGCTCATCCGCGGGCTCGACCGCGAGGCCGCCGACCTCGGCCGCGTCGCGCTCGAACGCGGCGAGGCGTACCACCTCGCCCAGGATGCGCTCGAGACGGCGACCGCCGAGGCCGACGAGCAGTACGCGGCCGCCGAGGCCGCGCAGCGGGCGGCCGAGGAGTCCCGGCAGCGGGCGGCCGGCGTCATCGCGCAGCTCGCGCGGGCCGGCGGGGGCGACATCACCGCGACGCTGCTCACCTCATCCGCCGAGGACGCCGACCGGCTCCTCGAGCGGCTCGGGCTCATGACGCGGGTCAGCCGCGCCTCCGCCGAGCTGCTGCGCACCGCGATCTTCGACCGCAACGCCGCCGAGCAGCTCGCCGACGGCGCCGCGGCCGCCGAGGACGAGCGCGACGAGCGCGCCCGCTCGGCGAAGGCGCTGCTCAGGGAGGCGGAGGCCGCGGCGAAGGACGCGAGCGGCCGCGCCGCCGAGCGCCGCAAGGCGGAGGCGACGCTCATCGCGCAGCTCGCCCGCCTCAAGGGCACCACGGCCGACACCGAGCGCGGCTACCGCGAGGGGCTCGCCTGGGAGCGCGAGCAGGAGGAGCAGAAGGAGCCGCCCGCCGACCCGGGCGACGGCGACTCCGGCACCCCCGGTGCCCCGCCCGTCGACCCGACGCCGCCCGCCCCGCCCGTCACCGGCAAGGTCGACGGCGCGATCGCCTTCGCGAAGGCGCAGATCGGCGAGCCGTACCGCCTCGGCGGTGCGGGCCCGAACGTCTGGGACTGCTCCGGTCTCACGAAGACGGCGTACGCGAACGTCGGCGTCTACATCGGCACGCACTCCGCGACGAACCAGTACTCGACGATGGCGGCGCAGGGGAGGCTGGTGAAGATCTCGCAGATCAAGGCCGGCGACCTGCTCTTCTACTCGAGCGGCGGCTCCGCCTCGGGCAGCAAGTACCACGTGACGCTCTACATCGGCGGCGGCCAGATGATCGAGGCCCCGTACCCCGGCGAGACGGTCCGCATCCGCGCCGTCCGCTACGGCGACCTCGTCCCCTACGCGGGCCGCCCCACCGGCTGA
- the ppa gene encoding inorganic diphosphatase: MAAYDAVIEIPKGSRNKYEVDHETGRVFLDRVLFTGFVYPTDYGFFENTLGLDGDPVDVLVLLDYPLFPGVGVKVRPVGVFNMTDDGGSDAKVIAVPAKDPRWAHIQDVADIPEFTRKEIEHFFEHYKDLEPGKWVKTEGWGDAAEAEQIVQAGIAAYTPGGH; the protein is encoded by the coding sequence GTGGCCGCATACGACGCCGTCATCGAGATCCCCAAGGGGAGCCGCAACAAGTACGAGGTCGACCACGAGACCGGCCGTGTGTTCCTCGACCGCGTGCTCTTCACCGGCTTCGTCTACCCGACCGACTACGGCTTCTTCGAGAACACGCTCGGCCTCGACGGCGACCCGGTCGACGTGCTCGTGCTCCTCGACTACCCGCTCTTCCCGGGCGTCGGCGTGAAGGTGCGCCCGGTCGGCGTCTTCAACATGACGGACGACGGCGGCTCCGACGCGAAGGTCATCGCGGTGCCCGCGAAGGACCCGCGCTGGGCGCACATCCAGGACGTCGCCGACATCCCGGAGTTCACCCGCAAGGAGATCGAGCACTTCTTCGAGCACTACAAGGACCTCGAGCCCGGCAAGTGGGTCAAGACCGAGGGCTGGGGGGATGCCGCCGAGGCCGAGCAGATCGTCCAGGCCGGCATCGCCGCCTACACCCCCGGCGGTCACTGA
- a CDS encoding M23 family metallopeptidase — protein MHDDTSWGARGRTASRDRTATDRPRSTALRTVAPRGRARLIAFAAALILLPGLGVAAAPPAPAFAADYPSWSDVQRAVKKESNARGLIKQIRAQLAVLTEKAEKAQAEAEKRGLEFNQAQEAADEAAYKAEQLQTQADAAEKEARAAQKLAARLIAASAKVGGSDLTANLLGQGSSAATDDLLYKLGAMDKITSRSNGIYTEAVQLQNSAQSLSDQAVEAKDERDRRQAAAEKAMKKAQAASEAAAAAVTEQQANQNRMEQQLVVLAARRKATQKDYRKGLREQWGSGAAGAVSASGWARPASGYISSSYGMRLHPIYGYYKLHSGTDLAGQGCGAPIYAAHSGTVTYAGPNGDLGNYIQIQHPDGTSTGYGHIIAGGIRVGVGQQVGPGQNIARVGSTGGSTGCHLHFMVRIGGALTDPVPFMRARGVRLG, from the coding sequence ATGCACGACGACACGAGCTGGGGGGCTCGCGGCCGCACGGCGAGCCGCGACCGCACCGCGACCGATCGACCCCGCAGCACCGCGCTCCGCACCGTCGCGCCCCGCGGCCGCGCGCGCCTCATCGCCTTCGCCGCCGCCCTCATCCTCCTCCCGGGCCTCGGCGTCGCCGCCGCGCCGCCCGCGCCGGCCTTCGCCGCCGACTACCCGAGCTGGTCCGACGTGCAGCGGGCCGTGAAGAAGGAGTCGAACGCGCGCGGGCTCATCAAGCAGATCCGCGCCCAGCTCGCCGTCCTCACCGAGAAGGCCGAGAAGGCCCAGGCCGAGGCCGAGAAGCGCGGCCTCGAGTTCAACCAGGCGCAGGAGGCCGCCGACGAGGCCGCCTACAAGGCCGAGCAGCTCCAGACCCAGGCCGACGCCGCCGAGAAGGAGGCGCGCGCCGCCCAGAAGCTCGCCGCCCGCCTCATCGCCGCGAGCGCGAAGGTCGGCGGCAGCGACCTCACCGCGAACCTCCTCGGGCAGGGCTCGAGCGCCGCCACCGACGACCTCCTCTACAAGCTCGGCGCGATGGACAAGATCACCTCGCGCTCCAACGGGATCTACACCGAGGCCGTGCAGCTCCAGAACTCCGCCCAGTCGCTCAGCGACCAGGCCGTCGAGGCGAAGGACGAGCGCGACCGCCGCCAGGCCGCCGCCGAGAAGGCGATGAAGAAGGCGCAGGCGGCGAGCGAGGCCGCCGCGGCCGCCGTCACCGAGCAGCAGGCGAACCAGAACCGCATGGAGCAGCAGCTGGTCGTGCTCGCCGCACGCCGCAAGGCGACGCAGAAGGACTACCGGAAGGGTCTCCGCGAGCAGTGGGGATCCGGTGCCGCGGGCGCGGTGAGCGCGTCCGGCTGGGCGCGCCCCGCCTCCGGCTACATCTCCTCCAGCTACGGGATGCGACTCCACCCGATCTACGGCTACTACAAGCTGCACTCGGGCACCGACCTCGCCGGCCAGGGCTGCGGCGCCCCGATCTACGCGGCGCACTCCGGCACCGTCACCTACGCGGGCCCGAACGGCGACCTCGGCAACTACATCCAGATCCAGCACCCGGACGGCACCTCGACCGGATACGGCCACATCATCGCGGGCGGGATCCGGGTCGGCGTCGGCCAGCAGGTCGGGCCGGGGCAGAACATCGCCCGCGTCGGCTCGACGGGCGGCTCGACCGGCTGCCACCTCCACTTCATGGTCCGGATCGGCGGAGCGCTCACCGATCCCGTGCCCTTCATGCGCGCCCGCGGGGTGCGCCTTGGCTGA
- a CDS encoding PIN domain-containing protein: MSFPAFFDTNVLYGALLNDFILELADRGLFRPLWSKDVLFELAKNLVKNGEDPALVAKRVGTMERYFTDAMVTGYDDLVPTMTNDEKDRHVLAAAVRGGAEVLVTFNTKHFPAEAVEPFDLEVVHPEGFLLDQLDLYHAPTLRALVELVEGYDSPAMTVDDFLLALTRAGVPKFVDAARSKLY, translated from the coding sequence CAACGACTTCATTCTCGAACTCGCTGATCGTGGACTGTTCCGGCCACTGTGGTCGAAGGATGTTCTGTTCGAGTTAGCGAAGAACCTCGTGAAGAACGGCGAGGACCCGGCGCTCGTTGCCAAGCGCGTCGGCACAATGGAACGCTACTTCACCGACGCGATGGTCACCGGCTACGACGACCTGGTGCCCACGATGACGAATGACGAAAAGGATCGGCACGTGCTCGCCGCCGCCGTCCGCGGCGGCGCCGAGGTACTCGTGACCTTCAACACGAAGCACTTCCCTGCGGAGGCCGTCGAACCGTTCGACCTCGAAGTCGTCCACCCCGAGGGCTTCCTCCTGGATCAGCTGGATCTCTACCACGCGCCGACGCTGCGCGCCTTGGTCGAACTTGTTGAGGGGTACGACTCCCCGGCGATGACCGTCGACGACTTCCTGCTCGCACTCACCCGTGCCGGGGTGCCGAAGTTCGTGGATGCGGCCCGGTCGAAGCTCTACTGA